The Armatimonadota bacterium genome contains the following window.
CTGGCGCCCGTGGAATCAGATTGCGCACCCGTTCAGTCCTGCAGCCCTTCAGGACTACCCAGGACCCTCGTATAACCCTGCGCGGGCGAAGGAGCTGCTCGCCCAGGCGGGATATCCCAATGGGTTCCGCACCCGGGTCATCAAGGCCTTCTATTTGGAGCGGGACATTGCCCTGGCAGTGCAAAGGTACCTCCAGGAAGTCGGGATCCAGGCGGAGTTGGAGACGCCCGAGATCGGGCGGTACGTGGAGTACCAGCGGAAGGGGTGGCGGGGCGTCCTCCTTCACTTCTACGGCTACTTCCCGAACTTTAACAACTACATCCGGTTCTACTTCACGAACTCCCCGGAGGGATTTGTGAGCATGCGGCGGCCGGAGGGCCTGGATCGGCTCGTGGAGGAATCCGCCTCCACCCTCACTCCGCAGCGGCACAAGCTTCAGCAGGTGCATCGACTCCTCCTGCAGGACTACACAGTGATCCCCGTGTTCATGGCCATGCGCACCTACGTGGCTTGGCCGGAGGTCCGGGACACACAGCACCTCACCAAGGCCACCTGGCCCTACTGGGAACCGGCGAAGGCGTGGAAGGCGCGGCAGTAGGTTGTGCGGAGGGAAGGCAGGCCAGATGAGGGTCCACGAAAGCGCCGAGCCCGCGGAGCGCTCCTACCTCTTGGAGGAAGCCCGGCGGGTACCCGTTCTCGGGGAGTTCGAGGTGGTGGTGCTGGGCGGCGGTCCCGCGGGGATCGCCGCCGCCACCGCCGCGGCCCGGTGTGGCTGCTCCGTGGTCCTGGTGGAGCGATACGGGTTTCTGGGCGGAATGGGGACCGCGGCGGGGGTGACCACCTTCGCGGGCCTCCACGCGAACGTCTACGGGGAACACCGCCAGGTGGTGCACGGGGTGGTGGACGATCTGCTGGCCCGCATGGAGCGCCTGGGTGGGCTCAACGCCCCGCACCTCTCCTTGGAGGGCCGCATCATGGCCCAGGCCTACGACACCGCGGCATACAAGATCGCCGCGGACGACCTCGTACTCAGCTCCGGGGCGAAGCTCCTCTTCCACACGTTGGGCGTGGGCGCGGTGATGGCCTCCGAGCGGGAGATCGCGGCCCTGCTCGTGGAGACGAAGTCGGGCCGGTTCGCCCTGCGCGGGCAGGTGTTCATTGACTGCTCCGGGGACGCGGACCTCGCGGCGTGGGCAGGGGTGCCGTACGAGAAAGGGGACGGTCAAGGCAACCTGCTGTATCCGACCACCATGTTCCGGCTCAACGGGGTGGACCCGGAGCGGGCAGGGCAGGCGTGGGACCTGCTTCCTCGAATCATGGAGGAGGCGGAGCGAGCGGGGAGGAGGTTCCCGCGGCGTGCCCCGATCCTGCGTCCCCAGCGCAACCCCCTGGAATGGCGGGCGAACGTCACCCAGATCCGGCTTCCGGATGGCCGCGCGGTGGACGGGACGGACGTGGAGCAGTTGACGTACGGGGAAGTGGAGGGACGGCGGCAGGTGTGGGAGTTCTTCACGTTCCTCCGAGAACATCTTCCGGGGTTCGAGAACGCCTACATCGTGGACCTTCCTCCCCAAATCGGGATCCGGGAGACGCGGCGCGTTCTGGGGGAGTACCAACTGACGGAGGAGGATGTCCTCCGCTGCGCGAGCTTCGAGGACACCGTCGGGGTAAACGGGTGGCCCGTGGAGGAGCACGTGCAGGGGGACGTGGTGATCCGGTGGCCTCCCATTCCCGACTGCCGGGGCTTTCACCACCTTCCCTACCGCATCTTGGTCCCTCAGAAGGTGGAGAATCTCCTGGTGGCAGGGCGGTGCGCTTCCATGACCCACGGGGGACAGTCCTCCGCCCGGGTCTCCGGTCCCTGCTTCGTGATGGGTCAGGCGGCGGGGACCGCGGCGGCCCTCGCCCTTCAGCTCCGTACCTCCGTCCGACGCCTGCCCGTGGCACGGCTCCAGGAGCGCCTGGAGCGGGACGGAGCCTACCTGGGACGGGACCTCTAGGCGGCGGTAGATCTCCGGATGCCCCGCGGTCCGCGTTGCGGGCCGGGAGAAGGCGGGGGTAAACTGGGAATCCGAGAACGGAGGTGAGCGAGGATGCAGATGGTGTCGGAGTGGCGGGCGACCTTGAGCTATCCCTTGACCCTCTCCCGGGTCCTGGAGCGGATGATCCGGTACTGGGGACATGTGGACGTGGTGACGCGACGCCCGGATCGATCCTTGCACCGGACCACCTATGCGGAGCTGTACCGACGCGCGCATGCCCTGGCCCGCGCTCTGACCCGACTCGGCATCCGACCCGGGGATCGGGTGGCCACCCTGTGTTGGAACCATTCGGTGCACATGGAATGCTATCTGGGCATTCCCGTTACGGGCGCCATCCTGCACACCCTCAACCTGCGCCTGCACCCCGGCGACCTCGCATACATCGTGAATCACGCGGAGGACCGTTTCCTGATCGTGGACGACGTCCTGCTCCCGCTGTTCGAGCAATTTAAACGGGAAGTACGGCTGGAGCGGGTCTTCGTGGTTCCCTTCTCGGGCAAACCCGTTCCCGAGCCATACGACAGCTACGAGGCGCTGGTCGAGGGCCCCTTCGAGCCGTTCCCGTACCCGGACCTCCCCGAGGACGCCCCCGCCATGATGTGCTACACCTCGGGGACCACAGGGCGTCCGAAGGGAGCCATGTACTCCCACCGGGCCATGGTGCTCGCGGCCATGGCCACCATGCTGGCGGACACCTTCGCGGTCTCGCGGCGGGACACCATCCTCGCGGTGGTGCCCATGTTCCACGTGGCCGGCTGGGTCCTACCCTTCTCCGCTCCCCTCGCAGGCGCGCGCCTGCTGCTGCCGGGCCCGCACCTGGATCCGGAGAGCGTCCTGGAACTCATCTCTTCGGAAGGAGCGACCTTCTCCGGAGGAGTTCCCACGGTCTGGCTCGGGATCCTGGACGTCCTGGAGCGCAACCCCGAGAAGTATCCCCTCCGCCGGGAGCTCCGGGTGGCGGTGGGAGGGGGTGCACCGCCGGAGTCCCTGTTGCGGCGCATGAAGCGGGCGGGCATCCGCCTCATCCACGGATGGGGGATGACGGAGGTCCTCATCGGGATCCAGAGCCACCTCAAGCCCCACATGGAGACCTGGCCGGAGGAACAGCAGATCGCCATGCAGCTCAAGCAGGGCATGCCGGTCCCGCTCCTGGAAGCCCGCATCATGGGGCCCGAAGGGGAGGTCCCGCCGGACGACCGGACCATGGGGGAGCTGCAGGTCCGGGGGCCGTGGGTGGCGGGGAGCTACTTCCGGGGAGAGGCCCCGGATGCCTGGACCCCCGACGGCTGGTTCCGGACGGGGGACGTGGCCGTCTGGGACGCGGAGGGCTTCATCAAGATCGTGGACCGTACCAAGGACCTCATCAAATCCGGGGGCGAGTGGATCAGCTCCGTGGATCTGGAGAACGCCCTCATGACCCATCCCAAGGTGAAGGAGGCCGCGGTGATCGCCGTGCCGCACCCGAAGTGGATGGAGCGGCCGCTGGCGGTGGTGGTGCCCCGGGAAGGGGAGACGGTGACGGGGGAGGAGCTGCGGGAGTACCTGCGGCCGAGGTTCGCGAAGTGGTGGCTGCCGGATGCCTTCGTGTTCGCGAAGGAAATCCCGAAGACGTCCACGGGGAAGCTCGCCAAACTGGTGCTGCGGGAGCAGTTCAAGGACTGGAAGTGGCCGGAATCCTGACGGTCAGGAGGCACGGATGGGCATCCGCAAGGTGGGCGTCGTGGGGGCAGGGGCAATGGGAAGCAGCATCGCAGCCCTGGTGGCGTCCGCGGGGATCCCGGTGGTCCTGCTGGACCTTCCCTCGGAGGGGGATCCCGACGCCTTGGCCAAGCGGGGAGTGGAGCGGGCCCTGAAGTCCAGGGCGTTCTACAATCCGGAGGCCGCCCGGTGGATCACCGTAGGCAACGTGCGAGACCACCTCCACCGGCTGAGGGAGTGCGACTGGGTGGTGGAGGCCGTGGTGGAGGAGGTAGAGCCGAAACGGGCGCTGTTCGCGCAGTTGGAGTCCGTGGTCTCCCCTGCCGCCATCGTCTCCTCCAACACCTCCACCATCCCCATGCGGATCCTGGTGGAGGGACGATCGGAGGGCTTCCGGCGCCGGTTCGTGGGCACCCACTTCTTCAATCCCCCTCGGGCCCTGCTGTTGTTGGAGCTGGTGCCCGGTCCGGACACGGACCCGGAGGTGCTCCAGCGCATGCGGAAATTCACGGAGCGCGTGCTGGGCCGTCGGGTGATCGTGGCGAAGGACCGCCCGGGATTCGTGGCGAACCGCATCGGCATCTACGGGCTCGTGCAGGCCATCCGGATCACGGAAGAGGAAGGGCTCACCCTGGAAGAGGTGGATCGGCTGACGGGGCCGTTTCTGGGCCGACCCCGCTCCGCCACCTACCGCACCGTGGACCTCACCGGCCTCGACATCCTCGTCCTCGGCACCCGCTCCCTCCAGGAGAACACCGGCGACGACTACCGCCTGCCGGATTGGGTGCACCAGCTTCACCGGCAGGGGCGGCTGGGAGATAAGACGGGAGGCGGATTCTTCCTCCGGGAGGGAGAGACGCTCCTCACATGGGACTACGCCACGGGGACCTACCGTCCCCAGCGGTCTCCGGAGATCCCTGGGCTTGCGGAGGCGGAGGCCGTCCCCTTCCCCGAACGGCTCCGGGCCGCCATGCAGCTCCCGGACCGGTACGGGAGGTACGTACGCAAGCTGCTCCTGCGCACCTACCACTTCGCCCTCATCCGGGCGGAAGAGGTGGCCCATGACCTCGTCTCCGTGGACCGTGCCCTGGA
Protein-coding sequences here:
- a CDS encoding ABC transporter substrate-binding protein; the encoded protein is WRPWNQIAHPFSPAALQDYPGPSYNPARAKELLAQAGYPNGFRTRVIKAFYLERDIALAVQRYLQEVGIQAELETPEIGRYVEYQRKGWRGVLLHFYGYFPNFNNYIRFYFTNSPEGFVSMRRPEGLDRLVEESASTLTPQRHKLQQVHRLLLQDYTVIPVFMAMRTYVAWPEVRDTQHLTKATWPYWEPAKAWKARQ
- a CDS encoding FAD-dependent oxidoreductase, translating into MRVHESAEPAERSYLLEEARRVPVLGEFEVVVLGGGPAGIAAATAAARCGCSVVLVERYGFLGGMGTAAGVTTFAGLHANVYGEHRQVVHGVVDDLLARMERLGGLNAPHLSLEGRIMAQAYDTAAYKIAADDLVLSSGAKLLFHTLGVGAVMASEREIAALLVETKSGRFALRGQVFIDCSGDADLAAWAGVPYEKGDGQGNLLYPTTMFRLNGVDPERAGQAWDLLPRIMEEAERAGRRFPRRAPILRPQRNPLEWRANVTQIRLPDGRAVDGTDVEQLTYGEVEGRRQVWEFFTFLREHLPGFENAYIVDLPPQIGIRETRRVLGEYQLTEEDVLRCASFEDTVGVNGWPVEEHVQGDVVIRWPPIPDCRGFHHLPYRILVPQKVENLLVAGRCASMTHGGQSSARVSGPCFVMGQAAGTAAALALQLRTSVRRLPVARLQERLERDGAYLGRDL
- a CDS encoding long-chain fatty acid--CoA ligase, with translation MQMVSEWRATLSYPLTLSRVLERMIRYWGHVDVVTRRPDRSLHRTTYAELYRRAHALARALTRLGIRPGDRVATLCWNHSVHMECYLGIPVTGAILHTLNLRLHPGDLAYIVNHAEDRFLIVDDVLLPLFEQFKREVRLERVFVVPFSGKPVPEPYDSYEALVEGPFEPFPYPDLPEDAPAMMCYTSGTTGRPKGAMYSHRAMVLAAMATMLADTFAVSRRDTILAVVPMFHVAGWVLPFSAPLAGARLLLPGPHLDPESVLELISSEGATFSGGVPTVWLGILDVLERNPEKYPLRRELRVAVGGGAPPESLLRRMKRAGIRLIHGWGMTEVLIGIQSHLKPHMETWPEEQQIAMQLKQGMPVPLLEARIMGPEGEVPPDDRTMGELQVRGPWVAGSYFRGEAPDAWTPDGWFRTGDVAVWDAEGFIKIVDRTKDLIKSGGEWISSVDLENALMTHPKVKEAAVIAVPHPKWMERPLAVVVPREGETVTGEELREYLRPRFAKWWLPDAFVFAKEIPKTSTGKLAKLVLREQFKDWKWPES